Proteins from one Pirellulales bacterium genomic window:
- a CDS encoding PQQ-binding-like beta-propeller repeat protein, which translates to MTILKFGVRWALLFLSTAVALGTAFLHSLASGQTTSPERTPPSINVLAASSTSNSSGSGAVGMNLGTQAKKTEGELAGVEGYAKYAAEVVGVGPNDWSMWGGSSIRNNTPEAKNIPADWDPGEFDPDSGAWKNKGAKDIKWVASLGFKSYGNPVVANGHVYVGTNNGHAYLKRYPTDIDLGVLLCFDEKTGQFLWQDSNEKLPTGRVNDWPDEGVCSAPLVEGNRLWYVSNRGEVRCLSTDGLRGGKNVGPVKNEKEMAQKKNPNAVWEEDQEADVIWVLDMMKQLGTQQHNMSNCSITAAGDVLFVNTGNGVDEAHINLPAPYAPTFIAVDKNTGKVLWTDNSPGPNVLHGQWSSPTYAVIDGQPQAILGCGDGWVYSFDPRTTSGKPTLLWKFDCNPKKSKYTLDRADRNHIIATPVVYKGLVYIGVGEDPEHGEGNGHLWCIDPTKRGDVSPELVFNSADPTKPIPHKRNQAAVEADGDFTRANSNSACVWHYEGEDLNKNGKLDPEETMHRTCGTVAIKDDILVVADFCGIIHCLDAKTGHCYWTHDMLAASWASPLITDGKIFIGNEDGDMLVFKFGKTKELLSKNSDGKPDGINMGSSIYSTPIVANGVLYISTRNLLFAIAPPGN; encoded by the coding sequence GTGACGATTTTGAAATTCGGTGTGCGATGGGCATTGTTATTTCTTTCCACGGCCGTGGCTTTGGGAACAGCGTTCTTACATTCGCTGGCTTCTGGTCAAACCACATCGCCGGAAAGAACACCGCCGTCGATCAACGTTCTTGCCGCTTCTTCTACTTCAAATTCCAGCGGAAGCGGAGCGGTTGGCATGAACCTCGGCACGCAGGCTAAAAAAACCGAGGGAGAATTGGCTGGCGTCGAAGGTTATGCAAAATACGCAGCGGAAGTTGTAGGCGTTGGACCGAACGATTGGAGCATGTGGGGCGGTTCCTCGATTCGCAACAACACACCCGAAGCCAAAAATATTCCTGCAGATTGGGATCCCGGTGAATTCGATCCCGACAGCGGCGCATGGAAAAACAAAGGAGCCAAGGACATCAAGTGGGTTGCCTCGCTGGGCTTCAAAAGCTACGGCAATCCCGTGGTCGCGAATGGTCATGTATACGTGGGAACAAACAATGGTCACGCCTATTTGAAGCGCTATCCGACAGATATCGATTTGGGTGTGCTGCTTTGCTTCGATGAAAAAACCGGTCAGTTTTTGTGGCAAGACAGCAACGAAAAACTTCCCACCGGCCGTGTGAACGATTGGCCTGACGAAGGGGTGTGCAGCGCTCCGCTGGTCGAAGGCAACCGACTGTGGTATGTCTCCAACCGAGGCGAAGTGCGCTGCTTGAGCACCGACGGCTTGCGCGGCGGTAAAAACGTCGGGCCGGTGAAGAATGAAAAGGAAATGGCACAGAAGAAAAATCCCAACGCCGTGTGGGAAGAAGATCAGGAAGCCGATGTAATTTGGGTGCTCGACATGATGAAGCAACTGGGAACGCAACAACACAATATGTCAAACTGCTCCATTACCGCGGCAGGTGATGTGCTGTTTGTGAATACCGGCAACGGCGTGGACGAAGCGCACATCAACCTGCCGGCACCTTATGCCCCCACGTTTATTGCGGTCGATAAAAATACCGGCAAAGTCCTGTGGACTGATAACTCCCCTGGTCCGAATGTGCTGCACGGCCAGTGGTCATCGCCTACGTACGCGGTCATTGACGGCCAACCCCAGGCGATTTTGGGTTGCGGCGACGGTTGGGTTTACAGTTTTGATCCGCGTACAACCAGCGGCAAACCGACTCTTTTGTGGAAATTCGATTGTAATCCAAAGAAATCCAAATACACGCTGGATCGTGCTGATCGCAATCACATTATTGCTACTCCCGTGGTCTATAAGGGGCTAGTCTACATCGGTGTGGGAGAAGATCCCGAACATGGTGAAGGAAACGGACATTTATGGTGCATCGATCCCACCAAGCGCGGCGACGTGAGTCCGGAATTGGTGTTCAATTCGGCCGATCCGACCAAGCCCATCCCGCACAAAAGAAATCAGGCTGCGGTAGAAGCCGATGGTGATTTTACGCGCGCCAATTCCAATTCCGCCTGCGTGTGGCATTACGAAGGGGAAGATCTCAACAAAAATGGCAAGCTCGATCCCGAAGAAACCATGCACCGCACTTGCGGCACCGTAGCCATTAAAGATGATATTTTGGTCGTTGCCGATTTTTGTGGAATCATTCATTGTCTCGATGCCAAAACCGGCCATTGCTATTGGACGCACGACATGCTGGCCGCCAGTTGGGCTTCGCCTTTAATTACAGATGGGAAAATTTTCATCGGCAACGAAGACGGCGACATGTTGGTGTTCAAATTCGGAAAAACGAAGGAACTGCTCAGCAAAAACTCCGACGGTAAGCCGGATGGCATCAACATGGGCTCCAGCATTTATAGCACTCCGATTGTTGCCAATGGGGTGCTGTATATCTCAACGCGCAATCTGCTGTTTGCTATCGCTCCGCCCGGCAATTGA